Proteins from one Streptomyces sp. NBC_00289 genomic window:
- a CDS encoding glycoside hydrolase N-terminal domain-containing protein, whose translation MTDGPVHGTWEPAPAARWEDGFLSGNGHHGTLVFGGPDDERVVVTHHTLVRPNGGEHARPPELAAELPALQDRLLAGDPHAAEEFTDGRDLQWVQPFHPAFQIRLRGTRTDPAHGYRRSVDFATGVTVAACGGWRSRVFVSRADDVIVQQVRAPDLGIALDHRLPGAPAHLAVGDGAVLTAEGAVLTLRARYPGGDTAFTGVTLVVATGGRTRLAPPGLRVAGAESVLLLTRVLRHTGELDTTPHARALRELVPDDTDPDPYARLLDRHTALHRAAYERVRLDLGGDPAERALPGSELLRHTESPALLERLFAAGRYHLLSAAGLFPPRLTGLWTGDWNTAWSGAFTTNANLNLQTASAAAAALPEVSTAHAALVRGQLPHWRENARAVFGARGVVAPTHTDGESGYTYHFAREYPHQLWTAGADWLLKPLVDHDETHGTRDPHTAAALAEVALFYEDFLTRTDEQGQLVVVPSYSPENRPANASWGALNAAMDLSAARHALRTAAAYHPGTPDADRWQDLADRLPPHRANADGALAEWAWPGLDDTYDHRHLSHLYGVWPLDEINPYDTPDLAAAAHRALELRGAENDSAHGHLHHALLAARLRDGERVAHALGQVLKGDFFHASLMSAHYPARNVYNADAAHTLPAVLVETLVQSTPDRLVLLPALPAALPAGELRGVRTRFAAELDLTWTPHHATAMIRPTRTHRVELRTPSGEQPLDLVAGEDHVVTSGTW comes from the coding sequence ATGACCGACGGACCCGTGCACGGAACCTGGGAGCCGGCCCCGGCCGCCCGCTGGGAGGACGGCTTCCTGAGCGGCAACGGCCATCACGGCACCCTTGTGTTCGGTGGTCCGGACGACGAGCGGGTCGTCGTCACCCACCACACCCTCGTCCGCCCCAACGGCGGCGAACACGCCCGTCCGCCCGAGCTGGCCGCCGAACTCCCCGCGCTCCAGGACCGGTTGCTCGCCGGTGACCCGCACGCCGCCGAGGAGTTCACCGACGGCCGGGACCTGCAGTGGGTACAGCCCTTCCACCCGGCCTTCCAGATACGGCTGCGCGGCACACGCACGGACCCGGCGCACGGATACCGCCGCTCCGTCGACTTCGCCACCGGCGTCACCGTGGCGGCGTGCGGGGGATGGCGCAGCCGGGTCTTCGTCTCGCGCGCCGACGACGTGATCGTCCAGCAGGTCAGGGCCCCCGACCTGGGCATCGCTCTGGACCACCGGCTTCCCGGCGCGCCCGCACACCTCGCCGTCGGCGACGGGGCGGTCCTCACCGCCGAGGGCGCCGTGCTCACCCTGCGCGCCCGCTACCCCGGCGGCGACACCGCCTTCACCGGGGTGACGCTCGTGGTGGCCACGGGCGGCCGTACGAGGCTCGCACCCCCCGGACTGCGGGTCGCCGGTGCGGAGTCGGTGCTGCTGCTGACCCGGGTGCTGCGGCACACCGGCGAGCTGGACACGACGCCCCACGCGCGCGCCCTGCGGGAACTGGTCCCGGACGACACGGACCCGGACCCGTACGCCCGTCTCCTGGACCGCCACACCGCACTCCACCGGGCCGCGTACGAGCGCGTACGCCTGGACCTGGGCGGGGATCCGGCCGAACGCGCCCTGCCCGGTTCGGAGCTGCTCCGGCACACCGAGAGCCCCGCCCTGCTGGAACGTCTCTTCGCCGCCGGCCGCTACCACCTGCTCTCCGCCGCCGGCCTGTTCCCGCCCCGCCTGACCGGGCTGTGGACCGGCGACTGGAACACCGCCTGGTCCGGCGCCTTCACCACCAACGCCAACCTCAACCTCCAGACCGCCTCCGCCGCGGCCGCCGCCCTGCCCGAGGTCAGCACGGCGCACGCGGCGCTCGTCCGGGGTCAGTTGCCGCACTGGCGGGAGAACGCCCGCGCCGTCTTCGGCGCCCGGGGCGTCGTCGCCCCCACCCACACCGACGGCGAGTCCGGGTACACGTACCACTTCGCCCGCGAGTACCCCCACCAGCTGTGGACCGCCGGCGCCGACTGGCTGCTCAAACCCCTCGTCGACCACGACGAGACACACGGGACACGCGATCCGCACACGGCCGCCGCACTCGCCGAAGTCGCCCTGTTCTACGAGGACTTCCTCACCCGAACCGACGAGCAAGGGCAGCTCGTCGTGGTTCCCTCCTACTCGCCCGAGAACCGGCCCGCGAACGCGAGCTGGGGCGCCCTCAACGCCGCCATGGATCTGTCCGCGGCCCGGCACGCCCTGCGCACCGCCGCCGCCTACCACCCCGGCACGCCCGACGCCGACCGCTGGCAGGACCTCGCGGACCGGCTTCCGCCCCACCGGGCGAACGCCGACGGCGCCCTCGCCGAATGGGCGTGGCCCGGCCTCGACGACACCTACGACCACCGCCACCTCAGTCACCTCTACGGCGTCTGGCCGCTCGACGAGATCAACCCGTACGACACCCCGGACCTCGCCGCCGCCGCCCACCGCGCCCTCGAACTGCGCGGAGCGGAGAACGACTCCGCCCACGGCCACCTGCACCACGCCCTCCTCGCGGCCCGGCTGCGGGACGGCGAACGCGTCGCCCACGCACTCGGCCAGGTCCTCAAGGGCGACTTCTTCCACGCCTCCCTGATGAGCGCGCACTACCCGGCCCGGAACGTCTACAACGCGGACGCCGCGCACACCCTGCCCGCCGTGCTCGTCGAGACGCTCGTGCAGTCGACCCCGGACCGGCTGGTCCTGCTGCCCGCGCTCCCGGCGGCGCTCCCGGCCGGTGAACTCCGGGGCGTCCGAACCCGGTTCGCGGCCGAACTCGACCTGACCTGGACCCCGCACCACGCCACCGCGATGATCCGCCCCACGCGTACCCACCGCGTCGAACTCAGGACCCCCTCCGGCGAGCAGCCGCTCGACCTCGTCGCCGGAGAGGACCACGTCGTCACCTCGGGGACGTGGTAG
- a CDS encoding beta-galactosidase, whose product MPHLGDATRGRILFGGDYNPEQWPEETWHEDVRLMREAGVNSVTLGVFSWSRLEPEPGAREFGWLDTLMDLLHANGVGVVLATPTSAPPPWLGRLHPDTLPRDENGGVEWWGGRQHFSHSSATYRRYAAAITEDLAARYGGHPALTMWHINNEYCTADHGDEAAAAFRRWLRARYGTLDALNTAWGTAFWSQGYDSWDAVLPARRTHYLKNPGQVLDFRRFTSDMLLECYLAERDIVARHTPHLPVTTNFMPLFSGQDAWRWAEEEDVVSVDLYPDPRDPFGAQNGALVQDMTRSQARGPWMLMEQAAGPVNWRGVNHPKPRGLNRLWSLQAVARGADAVCYFQWRQSRQGAEKFHSGMVSHAGEHGRTFQEVKRLGAELAAIGGAVTGTHTAGDIAVLHDWHSWWAGSQEGRPSTEVDHPEILRSWHRALWEAHLATDFAHPEHDLSAYRLVVVPQLYALTDTAVENLLRYVRGGGTLVAGFLTGVADEDDRVRPGGMDARLRDLFGIRTLHEWWPLDPGESVECGGFRGTLWSEELEKTEDATTEAAYKGGELDGLPAVLRTGRAWYVSTLPEPGALRDLLTRVAAGTGIRPVLDGLPDRVEAVRRGDLLFVLNHGREPVTVEVPGTHHDLLTGTAVEDALTLGRYGAAVLRP is encoded by the coding sequence GGCGTCAACTCGGTCACCCTCGGCGTCTTCTCCTGGTCCAGGCTCGAACCCGAGCCCGGGGCGAGGGAGTTCGGCTGGCTCGACACGCTGATGGACCTCCTGCACGCGAACGGCGTCGGCGTCGTCCTCGCCACCCCCACCTCCGCCCCGCCCCCGTGGCTGGGCCGGCTGCACCCGGACACCCTGCCCCGCGACGAGAACGGCGGCGTCGAGTGGTGGGGCGGACGGCAGCACTTCTCGCACTCCAGCGCCACCTACCGCCGCTACGCGGCCGCCATCACCGAGGATCTCGCCGCCCGCTACGGCGGCCACCCCGCCCTCACCATGTGGCACATCAACAACGAGTACTGCACGGCCGACCACGGCGACGAGGCGGCCGCCGCCTTCCGCCGCTGGCTGCGCGCGAGGTACGGCACCCTCGACGCCCTCAACACCGCCTGGGGCACGGCCTTCTGGAGCCAGGGCTACGACAGCTGGGACGCCGTCCTGCCCGCCCGCCGCACCCACTACCTGAAGAACCCCGGTCAGGTGCTGGACTTCCGGCGCTTCACCTCCGACATGCTCCTGGAGTGCTACCTCGCCGAGCGCGACATCGTCGCCCGGCACACCCCGCACCTCCCGGTCACCACCAACTTCATGCCGCTCTTCTCCGGCCAGGACGCCTGGCGCTGGGCCGAGGAGGAGGACGTCGTCTCCGTCGACCTCTACCCCGACCCGCGCGACCCCTTCGGTGCCCAGAACGGCGCCCTCGTCCAGGACATGACCCGCTCCCAGGCCCGCGGTCCCTGGATGCTGATGGAGCAGGCGGCGGGACCGGTCAACTGGCGGGGCGTCAACCATCCCAAGCCGCGGGGCCTCAACCGACTCTGGTCCCTCCAGGCCGTGGCCCGCGGCGCGGACGCCGTCTGCTACTTCCAGTGGCGCCAGTCCCGGCAGGGCGCGGAGAAGTTCCACTCCGGGATGGTCAGCCACGCCGGGGAGCACGGCCGTACCTTCCAGGAGGTCAAGCGGCTCGGCGCGGAACTCGCCGCCATCGGCGGGGCGGTGACGGGCACGCACACCGCCGGCGACATCGCGGTTCTGCACGACTGGCACTCCTGGTGGGCCGGATCGCAGGAGGGCCGCCCGTCCACCGAGGTCGACCACCCGGAAATCCTCCGCTCCTGGCACCGCGCCCTCTGGGAGGCGCACCTCGCCACCGACTTCGCCCACCCGGAGCACGACCTGTCCGCCTACCGGCTCGTGGTCGTCCCCCAGCTCTACGCCCTCACCGATACGGCGGTCGAGAACCTCCTCCGGTACGTCCGCGGCGGCGGCACCCTCGTCGCGGGCTTCCTGACCGGCGTCGCCGACGAGGACGACCGGGTCCGGCCCGGGGGCATGGACGCCCGGCTGCGGGACCTGTTCGGCATCCGCACCCTGCACGAGTGGTGGCCGCTGGACCCGGGGGAGAGCGTCGAGTGCGGCGGGTTCCGCGGGACCCTGTGGTCGGAGGAGCTCGAGAAGACCGAGGACGCCACGACGGAAGCCGCCTACAAGGGCGGGGAGCTGGACGGCCTGCCCGCGGTCCTGCGTACGGGCCGCGCCTGGTACGTCTCGACGCTCCCCGAGCCCGGCGCCCTGCGCGACCTGCTCACCCGCGTCGCCGCCGGCACGGGCATCCGGCCGGTGCTCGACGGGCTGCCGGACCGGGTCGAGGCGGTCCGCCGCGGCGACCTGCTCTTCGTGCTCAACCACGGGCGGGAGCCGGTCACCGTCGAGGTCCCCGGCACCCACCACGACCTGCTGACCGGGACGGCCGTCGAGGACGCGCTCACCCTCGGCCGATACGGGGCGGCGGTGCTCAGGCCATGA